The following are encoded in a window of Solibacillus sp. FSL R7-0668 genomic DNA:
- a CDS encoding MarR family transcriptional regulator, with translation MIRTGITLSTNLAQHLQVSTSAVSQLLNKLENQGYIERTINPKNRSIKFKKSRGA, from the coding sequence TTGATTCGAACGGGCATTACTTTATCAACCAATCTCGCGCAGCATTTGCAGGTTTCAACAAGTGCAGTTAGTCAATTGCTTAATAAGCTGGAAAATCAAGGCTATATCGAGCGCACAATTAACCCGAAAAATCGGTCCATTAAATTTAAAAAAAGTAGAGGTGCTTAA
- a CDS encoding response regulator transcription factor: protein MISVLLADDHAIVRSGIKHMINSQTDMKVIDEAENGEEAVHKALEKSPDVIIMDLNMPKKSGLVATKQINEANNQVKIIVLTMHEGKEYLFHALQAGASSYLLKSYHENDLLEAIRTVYRGEAYLYPNATKLLLEEYMKKSVDDDSDLQKLTGREQEVLSYLAKGYTNREIGEKLFLSVKTIESHRSKIMDKLQLKTRPDLVEFAVKNGYLEFD from the coding sequence ATGATTTCAGTATTACTTGCCGACGATCATGCCATTGTACGCTCGGGAATAAAACATATGATTAATAGTCAAACAGATATGAAGGTAATCGATGAGGCTGAGAACGGAGAAGAAGCCGTTCATAAAGCATTAGAAAAAAGCCCAGATGTTATTATTATGGACTTAAATATGCCCAAAAAGAGCGGTCTTGTTGCAACGAAGCAAATTAATGAAGCGAATAATCAGGTGAAGATTATTGTTTTAACGATGCATGAAGGGAAGGAATATCTCTTCCACGCATTGCAGGCAGGAGCATCTAGTTACTTATTAAAAAGCTATCATGAAAATGATTTATTAGAAGCGATACGGACGGTATACCGCGGAGAAGCTTACTTATATCCGAATGCGACAAAGCTATTATTAGAAGAATATATGAAGAAATCTGTTGACGATGACAGCGATTTGCAAAAGCTAACGGGTCGTGAACAAGAGGTCTTATCTTATTTGGCTAAAGGCTATACCAATCGGGAAATAGGAGAAAAGCTGTTTCTATCCGTAAAAACGATTGAATCCCATAGATCCAAAATTATGGATAAATTACAGCTGAAAACACGTCCAGATTTGGTGGAATTTGCAGTGAAAAATGGCTATTTAGAGTTTGATTAA
- a CDS encoding GAF domain-containing protein, producing MITVEKSLFENQSAIIHMISSGMPLTKILTFIINSIENSCDSCSLYGSIMLYNPTLNQLGETVSSSLPTNFIKSMEPVEVSPYGGSCGAAAYLKQPVIVSDIETNPILEKYRNTAIVHGFRACFSIPLLSPNKELLGTIALYSRELGNPDEKTLCTTHFYSKLASMAIESSNGKFNILKSSI from the coding sequence ATGATTACAGTTGAGAAATCCTTATTTGAAAATCAATCCGCGATTATCCATATGATTTCATCTGGTATGCCATTAACTAAAATCCTAACATTCATTATAAATAGTATCGAAAATTCATGCGATTCTTGTAGCCTATATGGGTCCATCATGTTATACAATCCCACACTCAATCAATTAGGTGAAACAGTAAGCTCCTCTCTTCCTACAAACTTTATCAAATCTATGGAGCCCGTAGAAGTAAGTCCTTATGGTGGTTCTTGTGGCGCTGCTGCCTATTTAAAGCAACCCGTTATCGTATCAGATATCGAAACGAATCCGATTTTAGAAAAATATCGAAACACTGCCATTGTTCATGGTTTTCGCGCTTGTTTTTCAATCCCTCTTCTCTCTCCAAATAAAGAATTATTAGGTACAATCGCCTTGTATAGTAGAGAGCTAGGCAATCCAGATGAAAAAACATTATGTACTACCCATTTTTATAGCAAACTCGCTTCAATGGCAATTGAAAGTTCTAATGGAAAGTTCAATATATTGAAGTCTTCTATTTAA
- a CDS encoding GNAT family N-acetyltransferase — protein MIRQLKKGEKLPMDLLLLADPSEQSVEKYIHKSEVYVAVENEDLIGVFVLLEIAPGKAELMNVAVAESHQGKGLGKALVLRAIEVAKMRRMQSMELGTGNSSIQQLALYQKCGFRMKEIHHDYFIDNYDEPIFENGIQCRDMVRLGIKLK, from the coding sequence ATGATTCGGCAGCTTAAGAAAGGTGAAAAGCTTCCTATGGACTTACTGCTTTTAGCTGATCCATCAGAGCAAAGTGTCGAAAAGTATATTCATAAAAGTGAGGTGTATGTAGCAGTTGAAAACGAGGATTTAATAGGTGTATTTGTTTTGCTGGAAATTGCTCCAGGTAAAGCAGAGCTGATGAACGTGGCGGTCGCTGAGTCTCATCAAGGAAAAGGACTGGGGAAGGCGTTAGTTTTGCGTGCAATTGAAGTGGCTAAAATGCGGAGAATGCAGTCAATGGAGCTTGGGACGGGTAACTCTAGTATTCAGCAGTTAGCGCTTTATCAGAAGTGTGGATTCCGTATGAAAGAAATTCATCATGATTATTTCATCGACAATTATGATGAGCCGATTTTTGAAAATGGGATTCAATGTCGGGATATGGTGAGGTTGGGGATTAAATTAAAATGA
- a CDS encoding sensor histidine kinase: MAALRKQEIKFIIVAIFALLLLFRFQMAHISGDVDTHFLLLHTLLELFSIFVSFSLFVQAWITYSTHRLKSQYFIGLVFLAVGCFDLAHTFTYKGMPFLDDEFSATRATWFWIVARLIESVGTALFVFRPNQMLFIKRGAGLWGTILFVSICTTTILLVPEKLPVLLNEQGVTGLKVSLEYVISATIFITFMTLLIRYIKSLQPALDLLRMIFALFIMMVGELFFTLYTHVYAIENLLGHCFKFIGYIYIYRAIYFPEIQQILTDKENAEKQQMEAELKLYEAEKSLSRQVFEAHEEERKRVSRELHDSIGQSLFSILVTLNTVKKEQSADKNEEILQTTKLMTQEAMKEVKEIARSLRPSTLDDLGFIPAVRSYLETYKQIHNISVHFEINKGIGRLKPEAETALYRICQEALNNTAKYANASEVFVSIKMDEDSVNLTIKDNGIGFCVEDYLKNAQRKGIGLYSIKERAEGVGGSAKFYSKANEGTTLEIFVPRNVDEKVENARFA, from the coding sequence ATGGCAGCTTTAAGGAAACAGGAAATTAAATTTATCATTGTCGCAATTTTTGCATTACTTTTGCTGTTCCGCTTTCAAATGGCACACATATCTGGTGATGTAGATACTCATTTTTTATTACTACATACATTGCTTGAGCTATTTAGTATATTTGTTTCTTTTTCTTTATTTGTACAGGCGTGGATTACTTATTCTACCCATCGATTGAAATCACAATATTTTATTGGGTTAGTGTTTTTAGCGGTAGGTTGCTTTGATTTAGCCCATACATTTACTTATAAGGGAATGCCTTTTCTCGACGATGAGTTTTCTGCTACTCGTGCCACATGGTTTTGGATTGTTGCACGATTAATCGAAAGTGTTGGTACTGCTCTGTTTGTTTTTAGACCAAACCAAATGCTATTTATTAAACGTGGTGCGGGTCTTTGGGGAACTATCCTATTTGTTAGTATTTGTACAACGACGATTCTTCTAGTGCCTGAAAAACTACCAGTTTTACTTAATGAACAAGGGGTTACAGGGCTTAAAGTATCGTTGGAGTATGTAATAAGTGCGACGATTTTTATTACATTTATGACTTTATTGATAAGATATATCAAATCGTTGCAACCAGCCCTCGATTTGTTACGCATGATATTTGCCTTATTTATCATGATGGTGGGAGAGCTGTTCTTTACCCTGTATACGCATGTGTATGCGATTGAAAACCTATTGGGGCACTGTTTCAAATTTATTGGCTATATTTATATTTATCGGGCGATTTATTTCCCTGAAATTCAGCAAATATTAACTGATAAAGAAAATGCAGAAAAGCAGCAGATGGAAGCTGAGCTGAAGTTATATGAGGCTGAAAAAAGTTTATCCAGACAAGTGTTTGAAGCACATGAAGAGGAAAGAAAGCGTGTATCGAGGGAGCTCCATGATAGTATCGGCCAATCGCTATTTAGTATTTTAGTTACGCTAAATACGGTAAAGAAAGAGCAATCCGCAGATAAAAATGAAGAAATCCTACAAACGACAAAGCTGATGACACAAGAGGCGATGAAGGAAGTAAAAGAAATTGCCCGTTCATTAAGACCAAGCACATTGGATGATTTAGGGTTTATTCCAGCGGTGAGGTCCTATCTCGAAACATACAAACAGATTCACAATATTTCCGTTCATTTTGAAATCAATAAGGGCATCGGGAGATTAAAGCCAGAAGCTGAAACCGCGCTTTACCGAATTTGCCAGGAAGCGCTGAATAATACAGCGAAATACGCGAATGCAAGCGAAGTCTTTGTATCGATCAAGATGGATGAGGATTCAGTGAATTTGACAATTAAAGATAATGGTATCGGATTTTGCGTAGAAGATTATTTAAAAAACGCACAGCGAAAAGGGATTGGTTTATACAGTATTAAGGAGCGAGCAGAAGGGGTAGGTGGTTCTGCGAAGTTTTATTCTAAAGCAAATGAAGGAACAACGCTCGAAATTTTCGTCCCGAGAAATGTGGATGAAAAAGTTGAAAATGCACGATTCGCGTAA
- a CDS encoding LacI family DNA-binding transcriptional regulator, producing the protein MVSSKDVAKYAGVSQTTVSRVLNTPERVKKPTLDKVLKAIEELNYIPDANARSLVQQRTKTIALLSGPLHNPFFVDTTTAIVNYATDHGYKVNVQFVNDKNLNEAYATAIATKVDGIILSCILYDDPIFDRLKDMNIPFITYNRKHKKNEQFVEIDNFEAGYLSAKHLIDQKHTQLAWVGGPLEVSTFKYRYEGFLKACNDYEIQLPQEYIIQTDTSKKCCFEALEKLMALENKPTAISTGSDSIALNILDYATKLGIAVPETLSIVGIDNVELSQYGSIQLTTVGSISERNLGLLAIEELIKLIENKKKSCNSITESVKVFPRSTTK; encoded by the coding sequence ATGGTTTCATCAAAAGATGTTGCAAAGTATGCTGGGGTTTCGCAGACGACCGTATCGCGTGTGCTTAATACGCCAGAGCGAGTAAAAAAGCCTACATTAGATAAAGTATTAAAGGCAATTGAAGAGTTAAATTATATACCAGATGCAAATGCGCGGTCACTTGTTCAGCAACGAACGAAAACAATTGCGTTATTATCGGGTCCTTTACATAATCCATTTTTCGTGGATACTACAACAGCTATTGTCAATTATGCAACAGATCATGGCTATAAAGTAAATGTACAATTCGTAAATGACAAAAATCTGAATGAGGCATATGCAACAGCAATTGCTACAAAAGTAGATGGGATTATTCTTTCGTGTATTTTGTATGATGATCCAATATTTGATCGTTTAAAAGATATGAATATCCCATTCATAACATATAACCGCAAGCATAAAAAAAATGAACAATTTGTTGAAATTGATAATTTTGAAGCGGGATATTTATCGGCGAAACATTTAATTGATCAAAAACATACACAGTTAGCATGGGTAGGGGGACCGCTAGAAGTAAGTACCTTTAAATATCGGTATGAGGGATTTTTAAAGGCGTGTAATGATTATGAGATTCAGCTTCCACAGGAATATATTATTCAAACAGATACTTCAAAAAAGTGTTGTTTTGAAGCGCTTGAGAAATTAATGGCTTTGGAAAATAAGCCAACTGCAATTAGTACAGGCTCTGATTCGATTGCATTAAATATTTTAGATTATGCGACAAAATTAGGCATTGCTGTTCCAGAAACATTAAGTATTGTTGGTATTGATAATGTTGAATTAAGCCAATATGGCAGTATTCAATTAACAACAGTAGGAAGCATTTCAGAGCGTAATTTAGGTTTACTTGCTATTGAAGAATTAATTAAATTAATAGAAAATAAAAAAAAATCTTGCAATAGTATTACTGAATCTGTTAAAGTTTTTCCAAGAAGTACGACGAAATAA
- a CDS encoding malate synthase produces MNLINKKVTHKHFGTGSIVKQNDSSIEIHFASENKMFVFPDVFGKYLKLHDKSDALSLEKIIKKKEMERKEEESKKEEEKKLQRKKIELRWEHEKLMKNHKLHPESQMVFWCDTEEKNSSFSEWEVFSGVLKSGNNKGKPNKPSRLHQNSAVLLTAIDSGMPEKDRRILGVYMVNEDFIGKLCIDGNIPAHSKYRIQLTEQESDQLLFWKYYINEKFPEKMTWNTGKYRYFKNLWMAQILLDIVSLKSDPNERELAQQFFKHFCKMNQITAQELPKPNGALMRI; encoded by the coding sequence ATGAACCTAATCAATAAGAAAGTTACACACAAGCATTTTGGTACGGGTAGTATAGTTAAACAAAATGATTCTAGTATTGAAATACATTTCGCTTCGGAAAATAAAATGTTTGTTTTCCCTGATGTATTTGGAAAGTACTTAAAACTACATGATAAAAGTGATGCTCTTTCACTCGAAAAAATAATAAAGAAAAAGGAAATGGAACGAAAGGAGGAAGAATCGAAGAAAGAAGAGGAAAAAAAGCTACAACGTAAAAAAATCGAACTTCGCTGGGAACACGAAAAACTTATGAAAAATCATAAACTTCATCCCGAATCACAAATGGTTTTCTGGTGTGACACAGAAGAAAAGAATAGTTCCTTTTCTGAGTGGGAAGTTTTTTCAGGCGTATTAAAAAGTGGGAATAACAAAGGAAAGCCAAATAAACCGAGCCGCTTGCACCAAAATAGCGCTGTCCTATTAACAGCAATAGATTCCGGTATGCCTGAAAAAGACAGACGTATCTTAGGTGTCTATATGGTGAATGAAGATTTTATCGGTAAGCTTTGTATAGATGGAAATATTCCTGCTCATTCAAAATATAGAATTCAACTTACAGAACAGGAATCAGATCAGCTGCTTTTCTGGAAATATTATATAAATGAAAAATTCCCCGAAAAAATGACATGGAATACAGGTAAATACCGTTATTTTAAAAATTTATGGATGGCTCAAATTTTGCTTGATATCGTTTCGTTGAAAAGTGACCCAAATGAACGTGAATTGGCACAACAATTTTTTAAACATTTTTGTAAAATGAATCAGATAACAGCTCAAGAGTTACCAAAGCCTAATGGCGCATTAATGCGAATTTAG